The following proteins are encoded in a genomic region of Hoeflea phototrophica DFL-43:
- a CDS encoding type I restriction-modification system subunit M has protein sequence MTTLTLSQLESHLWRAADILRGSIDSGDYKHYIFGLLFFKRLSDVWQEEYEERLERYGDAEIAADPEEHRFDIPKGHFWTDVRKHTTDIGTHLNAAFRAIEDANMKLRGVFQDVDFNNKERFPDAMLEKLLQHFETYRLRKSDVEPDVLGQAYEYLIAQFADDAGKKGGEFYTPKMVVRLIVECLKPEEGMSIYDPTCGSGGMLLEAVHHLERQGKNPKSLSLFGQEKNLNTWAICQMNLFLHDIDDAKVARGDTLLEPKHLTGEGVKAIRTFDRVLANPPFSLKSWGHDVWSQGDAYGRDRYGCPPKSYGDLAFVQHMVASLKEDGVCGVVLPHGVLFRGGAEGRIREGLIRDDLVEAVIGLAPNLFYGAGIPACILILRKQKPEARKGKILIVNGAEQKVDGKNQNLLSETNVATLAKAYDDFADAERLARVVPLREIEASDFNLNISRYVHLGEEADEVDVAAEVERLIELQAERDAAEARMMGFLRELGYVA, from the coding sequence GTGACCACACTCACCCTATCGCAGCTGGAGAGCCATCTCTGGCGTGCGGCGGATATCTTACGCGGATCGATCGATTCCGGCGACTACAAGCACTACATTTTCGGTCTGCTGTTCTTCAAGCGGCTCTCGGATGTCTGGCAGGAGGAGTATGAGGAGCGGCTGGAGCGTTATGGCGACGCCGAGATTGCCGCCGATCCCGAAGAGCATCGCTTCGATATCCCCAAGGGGCATTTCTGGACGGATGTGCGCAAGCACACCACCGATATCGGCACGCATCTGAACGCCGCCTTCCGCGCCATCGAAGACGCGAACATGAAGCTGCGTGGCGTATTTCAGGATGTCGATTTCAACAACAAGGAGCGCTTTCCCGATGCCATGCTGGAAAAGCTGCTGCAGCATTTTGAGACCTATCGCCTGCGCAAGTCCGATGTCGAGCCGGATGTGCTCGGCCAGGCCTATGAATATCTGATCGCGCAGTTTGCTGACGATGCCGGCAAGAAGGGCGGCGAGTTCTACACGCCGAAAATGGTGGTGCGGCTGATCGTCGAGTGCCTGAAGCCGGAGGAGGGGATGTCGATCTACGACCCCACCTGCGGTTCGGGCGGCATGCTGCTGGAAGCCGTGCATCACCTTGAGCGGCAGGGCAAGAACCCGAAGAGCCTGTCGCTGTTCGGCCAGGAGAAGAACCTCAACACCTGGGCCATCTGCCAGATGAACCTGTTCCTGCACGACATCGACGACGCGAAAGTCGCGCGCGGCGATACGCTGCTAGAGCCGAAGCACCTGACGGGCGAGGGCGTGAAGGCGATCCGCACCTTCGACCGGGTGCTCGCCAACCCGCCGTTTTCGCTGAAAAGCTGGGGCCATGATGTCTGGAGCCAGGGCGATGCCTATGGCCGGGACCGCTATGGCTGCCCGCCGAAGAGCTATGGCGACCTGGCCTTCGTGCAGCACATGGTGGCGAGCCTGAAGGAAGACGGCGTTTGCGGCGTGGTGCTGCCGCATGGCGTGCTGTTTCGCGGCGGCGCGGAGGGCCGGATCCGCGAGGGGCTGATCCGTGACGACCTGGTCGAGGCCGTGATCGGTCTTGCGCCCAACCTATTCTACGGCGCGGGCATTCCGGCCTGCATCCTGATCCTGCGCAAACAGAAGCCGGAAGCGCGCAAGGGCAAGATCCTCATCGTCAACGGTGCCGAGCAGAAAGTAGACGGCAAGAACCAGAACCTGCTTTCGGAGACCAATGTCGCAACGCTGGCGAAAGCCTATGACGACTTTGCCGATGCCGAGCGGCTAGCGCGGGTAGTGCCGTTGCGCGAAATCGAAGCGAGTGATTTCAACCTCAATATCAGCCGATATGTGCATCTGGGCGAAGAGGCAGACGAGGTTGATGTCGCGGCAGAAGTGGAAAGGCTGATCGAGCTTCAAGCCGAGCGGGATGCGGCGGAAGCGAGGATGATGGGCTTTCTGCGGGAGCTTGGTTATGTCGCGTGA